The nucleotide sequence TCGATTGTCTCCGGTGTCAATTTTGGTGACATagttttgcttattttttttaaaaaaaaaagacaagaattATATTAAGAGTAACGAATGGTACTATCAAGTATCAAGAGGACACAATGGATCAATAAAATCAACCAAGTAATTAATTATAAGCACTTTTTATAAGCATAAGCATAACCaatggcggagccaggaattttatagagcctgggcaaaaaatttatcgcaaaacgttacttccttcctacgaataatttcacatttcctgcagataaATTCACATTTCCTACGGATATATCTTTCCTGTggaacctaaatccttggcaaaatctgcaggaaatacatttcctgcggaatttacacaaaaatccgcaggaaaagctAAAAATTCTAGTAATGGTAGAGCTTCctacaaagaaagttggagctgagcctgggcactagcccaggctagctggggggtggctccgcccctgaGCATAACATCAAGATCACCATTTAAGCACTGTCTTTTTGTGCTTCTTGTGTTCAGGTATAGTTGGAAAGTAAGGAATTCCAGTGTCCTTAATCCAGTCACCACCATGGAAGAACTTGGATGGTGCAAACCTATGTGCAGCCTTTGAATTGATGTTATAGATTCCAGCCCATTTCACACGCTTTGATTTGTTTGAACCAGGGCCATAGTTATGGTATTCAGCATAGAAGCAAGTGTCCATGTTAATAGGCCCCACTTCTGTATGCCATGGAAAAAAACCATCGGGATGAATCAAATCATCGATGAATGTATCCATGATGATAGTCCTAGAGAAATTCTTCCATGGACGGGCTAGGTAGGACTTGTGGTCAAACCTGACTGGATAGAACTCAGGGTCAGCAACAATAGAGCCTCCTTGGATGACTATTGCTGATGGTCCAgttatttcttttcttccttgTGCGGTCACAATGCATTGTTGGTTTGACATAGGCTTTCGGACCACGAATTTGCAGTTTTGGAATACCGATTCTGCATTACCAAAGACAAAGTCGATGGTACCTGAAATAGTACAGTCACGGTAAAATTGACGCATGGCGTGTACATAAAGTGTGTCTTGATATCCATCCATTGAGCAATTGAAGAAGATAGTCTTATCTCCTTGAACTCTTAGTGCCACTGCTTGATGTTTTTGTGGACCAGCTGAATTCTCAAAACCCATGTTAATGGCGGTAAAGTGATCTCCTTGAATAGCTGCATTCATATGCATAAATTTCTCATCAATTTGTAATTCATGTATCAAAAttggaacaaaataaaaagacaattaagcTCTACATATATGCATGAGTGGAAAGAGACggaaaatacttgggtgacatagagtttggtgacattggtgacattggccaatcacaatgtcacaatgcttgtgtttctctctctttcacaagtattgtgacattgtgattggccaatgtcacccaactctatgtcacccaagtgttaCCCGGAAAGAGACATACCAACAGTGGTGGTATGGTAGGTGGTAACTCCATCCATATAGTTTTTGTTGCCAGTGATTATCGACTTCTTACCACCATCACCAACAAACACAATATgtgtcatattttttaaaacttcaaCATACTCTCGGTAAACACCTGCCTTAATGTAGATCACAAATGGTGTTTCATCCTCCTCACCAGGAACCTTTTTCAATGCCTCATTTATGCTCTTAAAATCACCACTACCATCTAAAGCTACGGTAACATTAGGCtttggttttgatttgtttgtCATTGCATCAAGGAGTATGCGATGTTCAACCCAAGAAGGAATCTCAGAATCTTGAAGGAGACGACGTCCAAAAAGTTTGGATACATTCATATCAGAGACTGTGTCAGCGAAATTTGAAACAATAGCCAGGACATTGCTACTCATGTGTATGCTTGATGTTAATAagtgtttcatttttttactaGCGTCACCAGTAGTGTTTTCAAATCCATCTAAGCATGTATCCATGTATGTGACAGCACCATTGAGCCAAACCTTCAAATTCATGAGAATTTGGTTCATATGTTTTAGATCAAACTCGCTTATTCCATCAAGTGACCTTGTGAATTCACCAATTGAAAGATGCATAAGCTGCTTGCAAGTATCAAGTGCATCCTTGGATCTAGGATCCTTCTCGATCTCGCTAAACATTTCAGTTTCCTTGAGTTTTTCACCAATTTTATTGATGGTAACATTGAATGCGATTTTAATGAGTTCTTTTGGGTCGGTGACATTGCCAGCCTCAGCCTCCACTACGAGGGATTCAACACATTCCTTCTTGTAAGTGGTGGGATGACAAATAGTTTGCACCGCTTTCAATGTAGAAGCAACATGATTCTTTTTGTTGTCTGCTAAATCATCCTTAAAATCGTCCTTAacatcattttggttttggtttatgCTAATCGTTACAGCAACAACCATAGCCACCAATAACAAGGTAGATACGCCAATTATGGCGATTCTTCTTCCTTTTTGTGCATCTCCTCCAGCCATTTATGAGGAGTTACATAGAcaaagaaatgaagaagagaaATTTTGCTTGGGACGAAAGCAATCTCCGCCAAAGTCCGTTGGAGAAGAATGCGTCCCTACATCTTAGCATGCAATGTTGATTGATATTTATATGCAAAGATGAATTCAAATGTGGTACAACTACTCATTTCTATAAATGGTAAAACACGGAAACCACACAGTATATATGGCATAATTGTTTGTTACTAAAATATGTttcttaactaattaaaatgttgttttaattGATTCAAACTCGTgtgatgttttatttttcttccttaaACTAATGGTTAGTGATTACTCTTATTCATAGGAGTCAAACTAGGGAACTAATTTAATCAATATattagcatattttttttttttttttttgcatgcaCAAGAGGAAATCAATCTCATATATAAAAGCACCAAACTACGACAAAACCACACCAATTGATACGTAGTAGTCGGTGTTTGAACcctaaatttttcatttatcttcATTTAAGGTTTGCGAGTCTCGTCACTCAATTGTTTGacctaaataaataataatcaaacgCACACTTATAAGGTGTGTGAATCTAATCacgcatgtttggattgagcttatttTGAACTTATCAAAAAGAACTTATGCAAATAattaagcttttatgttaattcataagatcTTACTAGCGAAAATTGTATATTCATAggtttttttcataaactaccttaacatacttataaataatacattaatgcttatttatttgcataagctgcTTTGCATAAGCtttaaaataagtcaatccaaatggATGTGTTTGGAATATTAAGAATAAAACCCTTCATCAGCCATTTGTATAAATTTAAAtcgatatatatttttattgcaATTATTCCCTCCAAAGAAAAAATGCATGCTtacaattgttatttttattgcacGAACTCATTTTCTTGCATGAATATAGGGTCTAAATTGTGGCTAAGTGATTGagttcaagtggttaatgaatttttttctaagcATAATTGATTCGGAAGAACCCTAGTTTAATTTTTGTGTAGAGCAATTCTTGATCAAACTTTATTTATCTCAAATAAACTCCGAATTACTAAGgttaaaaaacaaattgttgATTTTCTTATAGTCATTAAAATTTGAAGGTCTAAAATGATACAAAAGCTTGATTCCAAGAAAAGTCAATTCTATTTCCGATTAAAAATAAATCGTTACATATTTCCAATTAAAGTT is from Medicago truncatula cultivar Jemalong A17 chromosome 1, MtrunA17r5.0-ANR, whole genome shotgun sequence and encodes:
- the LOC11406457 gene encoding pectinesterase, whose amino-acid sequence is MAGGDAQKGRRIAIIGVSTLLLVAMVVAVTISINQNQNDVKDDFKDDLADNKKNHVASTLKAVQTICHPTTYKKECVESLVVEAEAGNVTDPKELIKIAFNVTINKIGEKLKETEMFSEIEKDPRSKDALDTCKQLMHLSIGEFTRSLDGISEFDLKHMNQILMNLKVWLNGAVTYMDTCLDGFENTTGDASKKMKHLLTSSIHMSSNVLAIVSNFADTVSDMNVSKLFGRRLLQDSEIPSWVEHRILLDAMTNKSKPKPNVTVALDGSGDFKSINEALKKVPGEEDETPFVIYIKAGVYREYVEVLKNMTHIVFVGDGGKKSIITGNKNYMDGVTTYHTTTVAIQGDHFTAINMGFENSAGPQKHQAVALRVQGDKTIFFNCSMDGYQDTLYVHAMRQFYRDCTISGTIDFVFGNAESVFQNCKFVVRKPMSNQQCIVTAQGRKEITGPSAIVIQGGSIVADPEFYPVRFDHKSYLARPWKNFSRTIIMDTFIDDLIHPDGFFPWHTEVGPINMDTCFYAEYHNYGPGSNKSKRVKWAGIYNINSKAAHRFAPSKFFHGGDWIKDTGIPYFPTIPEHKKHKKTVLKW